A genome region from Geodermatophilus bullaregiensis includes the following:
- a CDS encoding ABC transporter ATP-binding protein, translating into MIPLTVNLRGVTQVFGGSGDGTTAIRGMDLTVARGEFLSIIGPSGCGKSTLLKIIAGIILPTCGEVLVNGASVNGPVREAELMLQRPVLLPWKTVRVNIMTPLRVRFGAHSRDELLANQLLELVGLSDWAERYPQELSLGMQQRVSLCRALITNPTLLLMDEPFSSLDEITRERMALELLRIWDGHYSTVIFVTHSVAEAVLLSDRVVVMTGTPGSTRASFLIRIPRPRRVDMLASAEFGELAGRIRDAIAMDGPCS; encoded by the coding sequence ATGATACCCCTCACGGTAAACCTCCGCGGCGTCACGCAGGTGTTCGGCGGCTCGGGGGACGGCACGACCGCCATCCGTGGGATGGATCTCACGGTTGCACGTGGTGAGTTCTTGTCGATCATCGGTCCGAGCGGTTGCGGGAAATCCACGCTGCTCAAGATTATTGCCGGCATCATCCTCCCGACATGCGGTGAGGTCCTGGTCAACGGAGCGAGCGTCAATGGACCCGTCCGGGAAGCAGAACTGATGTTGCAGCGCCCCGTCTTATTGCCCTGGAAGACGGTCAGGGTGAATATCATGACACCGCTGCGGGTCCGCTTCGGTGCTCATTCTAGGGATGAGCTCCTGGCGAACCAACTGTTGGAGCTGGTCGGCCTGAGCGACTGGGCCGAGCGATACCCACAGGAACTGTCCCTGGGGATGCAGCAACGGGTGTCGCTCTGCCGGGCGCTGATCACAAATCCAACGCTTCTTCTGATGGACGAGCCGTTCTCGAGCCTGGATGAGATCACACGAGAGAGAATGGCTCTCGAACTTCTGCGCATCTGGGACGGTCATTACAGCACAGTCATCTTCGTCACCCACAGCGTCGCCGAGGCAGTACTCCTGTCCGACAGGGTCGTGGTAATGACAGGCACGCCCGGGTCGACTCGGGCGTCCTTTCTGATTCGTATCCCGCGTCCGCGCCGAGTCGACATGCTCGCAAGTGCTGAATTCGGTGAACTGGCAGGTCGGATCAGGGACGCTATCGCGATGGACGGGCCGTGTTCATGA
- a CDS encoding patatin-like phospholipase family protein has product MARIGLVLGGGGVVATAWHAGVLTALLEHHGWDARKADLIVGTSGGAITAASLRADIPPGDLADGALGRPLTPGAARILGPLRAAVLPRGPRIASPTSRFRRGNALVSLARRPRQLRAGLVATALVPVGRLSSADITNLLDLLFPAGWPQAPLWLPAVRLPDLSRVVFGRDGQPATTVGRAAAASCAVPGLFAPVEVRGVDYVDGGAHSPTNLDVVVGAGLDLVILSAPMSRWREAPEGRRLRAAAPEVGHYVAREARLVRQSGTRVLVFAPTRAAGTILGHDLLAPTRMRTVAEAAYAAARRRLDEPEVRQDLALTRLR; this is encoded by the coding sequence ATGGCGCGGATCGGGTTGGTCCTGGGCGGGGGTGGCGTCGTGGCCACGGCGTGGCACGCGGGTGTGCTGACCGCGCTCCTCGAGCACCACGGTTGGGACGCCCGGAAGGCTGACCTCATCGTCGGTACGTCCGGCGGCGCGATCACCGCGGCCAGTCTGCGGGCCGACATCCCCCCGGGCGATCTCGCCGACGGCGCGCTGGGGCGGCCGCTGACGCCGGGGGCGGCCAGGATCCTCGGGCCGCTGCGGGCCGCCGTCCTGCCGCGCGGACCGCGGATCGCCTCCCCGACGTCGCGTTTCCGCCGCGGCAACGCGCTCGTTTCTCTGGCGCGCCGACCCCGACAGCTACGCGCTGGCCTGGTCGCCACGGCTCTCGTCCCCGTGGGACGGCTCTCGTCGGCCGACATCACCAATCTTCTAGACCTGCTTTTCCCAGCAGGCTGGCCGCAGGCGCCGCTGTGGCTGCCCGCGGTCCGCCTGCCGGATCTCTCCCGTGTCGTCTTCGGCCGGGATGGCCAGCCAGCCACGACCGTCGGCCGGGCCGCCGCAGCATCGTGCGCCGTGCCCGGCCTGTTCGCGCCCGTAGAGGTGCGGGGAGTCGACTATGTCGACGGGGGCGCGCACTCACCGACAAATCTCGACGTCGTCGTGGGTGCCGGCCTCGACCTGGTGATCCTCAGTGCCCCCATGTCCCGATGGCGGGAAGCGCCCGAGGGCCGACGGCTGCGCGCGGCGGCCCCGGAGGTGGGCCACTACGTGGCACGGGAGGCGCGGCTCGTCCGGCAGTCGGGCACCCGGGTACTCGTGTTCGCGCCCACGCGGGCAGCAGGAACCATCCTCGGACACGACCTCCTCGCCCCGACGCGGATGCGTACCGTAGCGGAGGCTGCCTACGCCGCGGCGCGGCGCCGACTGGACGAGCCCGAGGTCCGTCAGGATCTTGCGCTGACGAGGCTGCGATGA
- a CDS encoding polyprenyl synthetase family protein, which translates to MVSEQLTTVINISRRTSYGPLYDLVADYPFREGKGLRPALCLAAARAAGGRRDQVQLSAAALELFHNGFLLHDDVEDASEFRRGAVTMLQQFGAPIAINVGDATHVLALQMLLENTSCIGLRKTLLVLQEVARMARESVEGQAIELDWIRRGEFDLDDSDYIRMAHKKTCWYTVVAPLRIGVVCGADAGVGFPLAQEMLPLVELGHAAGIAFQISDDLLNLEADESVYGKEANGDLWEGKRTVMLLHFLRTAGPAARRRAERILATPRLEKTARDVAWLRTAMVEAGSLEHGRALALDFSARALEIDSRPLSYLQANDDRRFLREVLTYVVERVK; encoded by the coding sequence ATGGTCAGCGAGCAGCTGACGACGGTGATCAACATCAGCCGACGCACCAGCTACGGCCCCCTGTACGACCTGGTCGCCGATTATCCATTTCGCGAGGGAAAGGGGCTTCGGCCGGCGCTGTGCCTGGCGGCGGCACGGGCCGCAGGCGGGCGGAGGGACCAGGTCCAGCTTTCCGCGGCGGCCCTCGAGTTGTTCCACAACGGGTTCCTCCTGCACGACGATGTCGAGGACGCCTCGGAGTTCCGGCGCGGTGCGGTGACGATGCTCCAGCAGTTCGGGGCACCGATCGCCATCAACGTCGGCGACGCGACACATGTCCTCGCCCTGCAGATGCTGCTCGAGAACACCAGCTGCATCGGACTGCGAAAGACGCTTCTGGTCCTGCAGGAAGTCGCGCGCATGGCGCGCGAGTCGGTCGAGGGCCAAGCCATCGAGCTCGATTGGATCCGCCGCGGAGAATTTGACCTCGACGATTCGGACTACATCCGAATGGCGCACAAGAAGACCTGTTGGTACACCGTCGTCGCCCCGCTACGGATTGGTGTCGTGTGCGGCGCGGATGCGGGTGTCGGATTTCCGCTGGCGCAGGAAATGCTGCCGCTCGTCGAATTGGGTCATGCGGCAGGAATCGCCTTCCAGATATCGGACGACCTGCTCAACCTCGAGGCCGACGAGAGCGTCTACGGCAAGGAGGCGAACGGCGACCTGTGGGAGGGCAAGCGAACGGTCATGCTGCTGCACTTCCTTCGGACGGCGGGGCCGGCGGCCCGCCGGCGGGCCGAGCGCATACTCGCGACGCCCCGCCTGGAGAAGACCGCGCGGGACGTCGCGTGGCTGCGTACGGCGATGGTGGAAGCCGGGTCACTGGAGCACGGCCGGGCACTCGCGCTCGACTTCAGCGCCCGCGCGCTCGAGATCGACTCCCGGCCGCTCAGCTATCTCCAGGCCAACGACGACCGCCGGTTTCTGCGGGAGGTGCTCACCTACGTCGTCGAGCGAGTCAAGTGA
- a CDS encoding histone-like nucleoid-structuring protein Lsr2, translating into MKFGISGPEYEIDLRDNNAAEFRNALSKYVSAARKVGSTSKGRVAVRHTTTDSIDPAAVRAWAKGQRIDVSPRGRIKTDVVERFRAKYHAGFAGPDSKTPRAPNLQEHRGEAVSEGRLAT; encoded by the coding sequence GTGAAGTTCGGCATCTCGGGCCCTGAGTACGAGATTGACCTCAGAGATAACAATGCGGCGGAGTTCCGTAACGCACTGTCCAAGTATGTGAGCGCAGCGCGCAAGGTTGGCTCGACGAGCAAGGGCCGCGTCGCTGTTCGACACACCACCACCGACTCGATCGACCCCGCGGCAGTCCGAGCTTGGGCGAAGGGCCAGAGGATCGACGTGTCTCCGCGCGGCCGCATCAAGACCGATGTCGTCGAGCGATTCCGGGCGAAGTATCACGCGGGCTTCGCAGGCCCGGACAGCAAGACACCTCGGGCTCCTAACCTGCAGGAACACCGGGGTGAGGCTGTGTCCGAGGGGCGACTCGCTACTTAG
- a CDS encoding ABC transporter substrate-binding protein, protein MTTKTWCLARALVVGTALLPLVLAPLLLTGCSSAEDDQSARELREIQFVLDFSPQGRHAPFYLAQANGHYRDEGLDVTFLRGEGDLFAAQIVAGGKATLGSAMPVTIIEARSQGVPIKSVMVYEHRSPLSYAVWSDSGINSPADFAGRRYGGNPFGSANKVLPAFLRAQGVDPSTIEMQTVDPSALVASFLAGQFDIAPAFHDATWPVYQVKGAEVGRTPREFLLSDWGFDLLGYSVFATDSTIDSDPDLIESFVRATINGYEDTASDPQRAVNAILEQEPTLDETLLRAQVDNALELMKSDRYGYASPEAMTATLVSVSQAYGISGIDISDVFNNSFVP, encoded by the coding sequence ATGACGACGAAGACCTGGTGCTTGGCCCGCGCGCTCGTGGTGGGGACAGCTCTGTTGCCCTTGGTGTTGGCACCACTCCTGTTGACCGGCTGCAGTTCGGCGGAGGATGACCAGAGCGCACGAGAGTTGCGGGAAATTCAGTTCGTCCTCGACTTCTCGCCGCAGGGTCGACATGCCCCCTTCTACTTGGCTCAGGCCAACGGACATTACCGTGACGAGGGATTAGACGTTACGTTCCTGAGGGGCGAGGGTGATCTGTTCGCGGCGCAGATCGTCGCCGGCGGCAAGGCTACACTCGGCTCGGCAATGCCAGTCACCATCATAGAGGCGCGCAGCCAAGGGGTGCCCATCAAGTCGGTCATGGTCTATGAACACCGGTCGCCCCTGTCATATGCGGTTTGGAGTGATTCGGGCATCAACTCCCCGGCCGACTTCGCAGGCAGGCGCTACGGCGGCAATCCTTTCGGATCCGCGAACAAGGTGCTGCCGGCCTTCCTGCGGGCACAGGGCGTGGACCCGAGCACGATCGAGATGCAGACGGTGGATCCTTCCGCCCTCGTGGCAAGCTTCCTTGCTGGCCAGTTCGATATCGCGCCCGCGTTCCACGATGCGACGTGGCCGGTGTACCAGGTCAAGGGTGCCGAGGTCGGACGGACGCCCCGCGAGTTCCTTCTCTCCGATTGGGGCTTCGACTTGCTCGGCTATAGCGTCTTCGCCACCGACTCCACCATAGACTCCGATCCTGACCTGATCGAGTCGTTCGTCAGAGCGACGATCAACGGTTACGAGGATACAGCAAGCGATCCGCAGAGAGCTGTTAACGCCATCCTTGAGCAAGAGCCGACCCTAGACGAGACCCTCCTAAGGGCGCAGGTCGACAATGCCCTCGAGCTGATGAAGAGTGACCGATACGGATATGCGTCCCCTGAGGCGATGACGGCGACTCTCGTATCCGTGTCCCAAGCGTACGGTATCAGCGGGATCGACATCTCAGATGTCTTCAACAACAGCTTTGTTCCTTAG
- a CDS encoding metallophosphoesterase codes for MATAGTGAVLANSAPVIRRVPIAIAGLDPAPFGYRIVTFSDAHLSTTYGGRRFERLVETVNAQRPDVVAVAGDMVDGELADLREEVAPLADLVSGQSTYFVTGNHEYLVDTVAWLRHLPTLGIDVLRNERVALGRGSATFDLAGIDDRTAARSGVPGHGADLDAALDGRDDAVPLVLLADQPVQVEQARAAGVDLQLSGHTHGGQLWPFDYAIRLDQPAVEGLSRHRDTQLYVTAGAGYWEPPMRIGARPEVTVLELTRA; via the coding sequence GTGGCCACCGCCGGCACCGGCGCGGTGCTGGCCAACTCCGCACCCGTCATCCGCCGGGTGCCCATCGCCATCGCCGGCCTGGACCCGGCGCCGTTCGGGTACCGCATCGTCACCTTCTCCGACGCGCACCTGTCGACGACCTACGGTGGCCGCCGGTTCGAGCGGCTGGTCGAGACCGTCAACGCCCAGCGGCCAGACGTCGTCGCCGTCGCCGGGGACATGGTCGACGGCGAGCTCGCCGACCTGCGCGAGGAGGTCGCCCCGCTGGCCGACCTGGTCAGCGGACAGAGCACGTACTTCGTCACCGGCAACCACGAGTACCTCGTCGACACCGTCGCCTGGCTGCGGCACCTGCCCACCCTGGGCATCGACGTGCTGCGCAACGAGCGGGTGGCGCTCGGCCGCGGCAGCGCGACCTTCGACCTGGCCGGCATCGACGACCGCACCGCCGCGCGCTCCGGCGTTCCCGGGCACGGCGCCGACCTCGATGCCGCCCTGGACGGCCGGGACGACGCCGTTCCCCTCGTGTTGCTGGCCGACCAGCCGGTGCAGGTCGAGCAGGCGCGCGCCGCCGGAGTCGACCTGCAGCTGTCCGGGCACACCCACGGCGGTCAGCTGTGGCCCTTTGACTACGCCATCCGGCTCGACCAGCCCGCCGTCGAGGGCTTGTCCCGGCACCGCGACACCCAGCTCTACGTCACCGCCGGCGCCGGCTACTGGGAGCCGCCGATGCGGATCGGTGCGCGCCCCGAGGTCACCGTTCTTGAGCTCACCCGTGCCTGA
- a CDS encoding prenyltransferase translates to MIQPQFFHLSAWSVVLGTVIAYVEFASLDFATFLFSLGSIACIHAGVNSANEYFDYLSGADLAVTEDMRFGGGTRVLPSGRLQPRTVLVASMVCFAVGAAMGMFVVVRTTFWVLLLGVLGASLGYFYTAPPLKLAYRALGELFVGLAFGPLMVLGAVYSQASQVGWGAIAVSLTVGLLNAAAIVCHRFPDAEPDALTGKRTLVVVLGKDASRWVVATLLWISPVPPVISYFLGVVPGPVAVLAGLTVPAVLLLGLRFIERFTDKRAVERVGTRIMTLLSTVPAGFSAAYFAAKAFGW, encoded by the coding sequence GTGATCCAGCCACAGTTCTTCCACCTGTCCGCTTGGTCCGTGGTTCTCGGAACCGTCATTGCCTATGTGGAGTTCGCCTCACTCGACTTCGCGACATTCCTTTTCTCGCTCGGCAGCATTGCGTGCATCCACGCGGGCGTTAACTCGGCGAACGAGTACTTCGACTATCTCAGCGGCGCTGACCTTGCAGTGACGGAGGACATGCGCTTCGGCGGGGGGACGAGAGTGCTTCCGAGTGGAAGGCTGCAGCCGCGTACGGTGCTTGTTGCCAGTATGGTCTGCTTCGCGGTCGGCGCAGCGATGGGTATGTTTGTCGTCGTCCGCACGACCTTCTGGGTGCTGCTGTTGGGGGTCCTTGGCGCGTCGCTGGGCTACTTCTACACCGCGCCGCCGTTGAAGCTGGCCTACCGCGCTCTGGGCGAACTCTTCGTGGGCCTGGCCTTCGGTCCGCTGATGGTGCTCGGTGCTGTGTATTCTCAGGCGTCGCAGGTTGGCTGGGGCGCGATCGCCGTATCACTAACAGTCGGCCTTCTGAATGCTGCGGCAATTGTTTGCCACCGTTTTCCTGACGCGGAACCCGATGCACTCACCGGAAAGCGGACCCTGGTGGTCGTACTAGGCAAGGATGCCTCACGTTGGGTTGTCGCCACCTTGCTGTGGATTTCGCCTGTGCCGCCCGTGATCTCATATTTCCTCGGCGTCGTGCCTGGCCCGGTTGCGGTCCTCGCAGGTCTCACGGTCCCGGCAGTACTGTTGCTTGGGTTGCGCTTCATAGAGCGGTTCACGGACAAGCGGGCCGTGGAGCGTGTCGGTACGAGGATCATGACCTTGCTGTCTACCGTGCCCGCTGGCTTCTCGGCCGCCTATTTCGCTGCAAAGGCTTTCGGGTGGTAG
- a CDS encoding helix-turn-helix domain-containing protein, protein MQRARIVLGAADEQANAAIARRLGICVDTVRNRRARFCAEGLSGLADRPRPGRGRSFAPTVEAEVKALACALPAEAGFPLARRSAAELAAEAVGRGLVETISASTLPERSDQFALRSHHVASQLDSTDEYDAVMAGYRQRGHRIALEASFRGTRFLYTNTYDLLGHFQEYLLIDDATKEWLATLPRN, encoded by the coding sequence GTGCAGCGTGCCCGCATCGTGCTGGGCGCCGCCGACGAGCAGGCGAACGCGGCGATCGCCCGCCGGCTAGGGATCTGTGTCGACACGGTGAGAAATCGGCGGGCCCGGTTCTGCGCCGAGGGGCTATCCGGGCTGGCCGACCGGCCTCGACCCGGTCGGGGGCGCAGCTTCGCGCCCACGGTCGAGGCCGAGGTCAAGGCGCTGGCCTGCGCGCTGCCGGCGGAAGCCGGGTTCCCCCTGGCGCGTCGGAGTGCCGCCGAGCTGGCCGCCGAGGCGGTCGGTCGCGGCCTGGTGGAGACCATCTCCGCCTCCACCCTGCCCGAGCGATCAGACCAGTTCGCCCTTCGTAGTCATCACGTCGCCAGTCAGTTGGACAGCACAGACGAGTACGACGCGGTAATGGCCGGCTACCGCCAGCGCGGCCACCGAATCGCGCTCGAGGCCAGCTTCAGGGGAACCCGGTTTCTCTACACCAACACGTACGATCTGCTCGGCCATTTCCAGGAATATCTGTTGATCGACGACGCCACCAAGGAGTGGCTAGCCACCCTCCCGCGCAACTGA
- a CDS encoding DUF5995 family protein, whose translation MTGTDPVRVRGADGVGADPAQAKVTAVADRLESYLYRYDAERDHRAPFAYVYLRLTRTLAAALAEGQPAFNDPDWVADLSVALAERYFSAMDGLESCLATARPHRPAHPGDLPHSVPQPWRDVYAASSTPRSYVLEDVLFSMMAHMSYDLPLALLDLRGRQHGGSRIADFHRMNDVLAASIDAVQSGLATRYWRALAGLDHLFTQQDELLSNYGIRVVRGMAWYNADRLKDPLGSADAQGSIERSTAGLIAQIRAPGDPKLRVALRVARWLIPARRTWPPPGTAV comes from the coding sequence ATGACCGGCACGGACCCGGTGCGCGTGAGGGGAGCCGATGGGGTTGGTGCCGACCCTGCGCAGGCGAAGGTGACGGCGGTCGCGGACCGCCTGGAGTCCTACTTGTACCGGTACGACGCGGAGCGCGATCACCGGGCGCCGTTCGCCTACGTGTACCTGCGCCTGACGCGCACCCTGGCTGCGGCACTGGCTGAGGGGCAGCCGGCGTTCAATGACCCGGACTGGGTCGCGGACCTCTCCGTGGCGCTGGCGGAGCGGTACTTCAGCGCCATGGACGGCCTTGAGAGCTGCCTCGCCACGGCCCGTCCTCACCGGCCCGCCCACCCCGGCGACCTGCCCCACAGCGTTCCTCAGCCGTGGCGCGACGTGTACGCGGCGTCAAGCACTCCTCGCTCGTACGTGCTCGAGGACGTCCTCTTCTCGATGATGGCGCACATGTCCTACGACCTGCCACTCGCCCTGCTAGACCTTAGAGGCCGACAGCATGGCGGGTCGCGCATCGCGGACTTTCATCGAATGAACGACGTGCTCGCCGCCTCCATCGACGCCGTCCAGAGCGGCCTGGCGACCCGCTACTGGCGGGCGCTGGCTGGCCTAGACCACCTGTTCACACAGCAGGACGAGCTGCTCAGCAACTACGGCATACGGGTGGTCCGAGGGATGGCCTGGTACAACGCCGACCGGCTCAAGGACCCACTGGGCAGCGCGGACGCCCAAGGGTCCATCGAGCGCAGCACAGCCGGGCTGATCGCGCAGATCCGCGCGCCCGGTGACCCGAAACTTCGTGTCGCCTTACGCGTGGCTCGCTGGCTGATTCCGGCCCGCCGCACATGGCCGCCACCTGGCACAGCTGTTTGA
- a CDS encoding wax ester/triacylglycerol synthase domain-containing protein translates to MNAAFPPRLSPLDAYFLDVEPGGPAMNIGGLIVLERPDGVPALTTEALRARVLQRLPLLPRLRARVTPVPFHLAQPVWGDDRHFDIDRHVRAGPLDDPDGTGVAWSRILRAVEHTHHEPLDRAHPLWDMTLLPGTAPRQQVLHVRFHHALVDGMRAMALAVALFDRPEDYVKVVQVPAPPPVEPSATDLLTAIVAERGVRQLQRGLDLVLGALDPLAQLRQEQRTVETVLSFLGTPDAPRASLNGRVGPERRCRTAVVLTSDVARIRRRHHVTAHDVVLTLIAGALARLFAARGEPASWVRALVPMARPLPATDEPLGNHASICFVDLPIAPGRDDERLRAVAAAAAAAKHSPQLRSGAEFEGLTDEAPPLAAAWMARALADDVHVNLVVTYLRWSRRIPPLLGAQHIVTYPLLPLARRIGLFIGVVEAGGRLGLAVTTDPSILPEPGFLAHALRETAASLLR, encoded by the coding sequence ATGAACGCCGCGTTCCCTCCTCGCCTCAGTCCCCTGGATGCCTACTTCCTCGACGTCGAGCCTGGCGGACCGGCCATGAACATCGGTGGACTGATCGTGCTCGAGCGGCCGGACGGCGTCCCCGCCCTCACCACCGAAGCGCTACGAGCGCGTGTGCTGCAACGGCTGCCCCTGCTACCGCGGCTCCGAGCGCGAGTCACCCCGGTCCCCTTCCACCTCGCCCAACCGGTGTGGGGCGACGACCGGCATTTCGACATCGATCGCCATGTCCGGGCCGGCCCGTTGGACGATCCCGACGGAACGGGCGTCGCGTGGTCCCGGATCCTGCGTGCGGTCGAGCACACGCACCACGAGCCACTGGACCGTGCGCATCCGCTGTGGGACATGACGCTGCTGCCCGGGACCGCGCCACGGCAGCAGGTGTTGCACGTGCGGTTCCATCACGCGCTCGTGGACGGAATGCGCGCCATGGCCCTTGCGGTCGCGCTGTTCGACCGACCCGAGGACTACGTCAAGGTGGTCCAGGTACCCGCCCCTCCACCGGTCGAGCCGTCGGCGACGGACCTGCTGACAGCGATCGTCGCGGAGCGCGGCGTCCGGCAGTTGCAGCGCGGTCTCGACCTCGTGCTCGGCGCGCTCGACCCTCTGGCCCAGCTGAGGCAGGAGCAGCGCACGGTCGAAACAGTCCTATCCTTCCTCGGCACACCTGACGCACCGAGGGCATCGCTGAACGGCCGGGTGGGTCCGGAGCGGCGTTGCCGGACAGCCGTTGTCCTCACGAGCGATGTCGCGCGGATCCGCCGTCGCCACCATGTCACAGCGCACGACGTCGTCCTCACACTCATCGCCGGGGCTCTGGCGCGGTTGTTCGCTGCTCGTGGGGAGCCGGCGTCGTGGGTCCGTGCCCTCGTGCCGATGGCCCGTCCACTGCCCGCGACGGATGAACCCTTGGGGAACCATGCCTCCATCTGCTTCGTCGACCTGCCCATTGCACCGGGGCGGGACGACGAACGGCTGCGCGCCGTGGCGGCGGCGGCGGCTGCGGCGAAGCACTCGCCTCAGCTGCGCAGCGGGGCAGAGTTCGAAGGACTGACCGACGAGGCCCCGCCGCTCGCGGCCGCCTGGATGGCCCGAGCGCTGGCCGATGATGTGCACGTCAACCTGGTCGTCACTTACCTGCGGTGGAGTCGCCGCATCCCCCCGCTGCTCGGGGCGCAACACATTGTGACCTACCCCCTGCTTCCCCTCGCCCGGCGCATCGGGCTGTTCATCGGCGTGGTCGAGGCCGGTGGGCGCCTGGGTCTCGCTGTCACGACCGATCCGTCGATCCTCCCGGAGCCGGGTTTCCTCGCGCACGCCTTGCGCGAGACCGCGGCGTCCCTTCTCCGCTGA
- a CDS encoding SRPBCC family protein codes for MITHRESITINRPAEEVAEYVFDPSTMPQWSAIVQEVEPFRSRPRTAWRTGDRLRSNVNLLGARVAMAGEVEEYDANNRRAVLRVTPARGNGTTIRNEVIVEDLDGSSVLHFVTHVELSKPLAERITNRFIIRKLDQTARYGLSNIKEILEEGQEQTMADLARAVSEEAPPAERYGEDK; via the coding sequence ATGATTACTCATCGAGAGTCCATCACGATAAATCGTCCGGCCGAGGAGGTCGCTGAATACGTATTCGACCCGTCCACGATGCCGCAGTGGAGCGCGATCGTGCAGGAGGTGGAGCCCTTCCGCAGCAGGCCCCGAACGGCCTGGAGGACGGGAGATCGGCTTCGCTCCAACGTGAACCTCCTGGGCGCCAGGGTCGCCATGGCGGGCGAAGTCGAAGAATATGATGCGAATAATCGCCGCGCAGTTTTAAGAGTCACCCCGGCACGTGGTAACGGGACGACGATCAGGAATGAAGTGATCGTGGAAGACCTAGACGGCAGTTCCGTGCTGCACTTTGTGACTCACGTAGAACTGTCTAAGCCGCTCGCGGAACGCATCACGAACAGGTTCATCATCCGCAAGCTCGATCAGACCGCCCGGTATGGACTCTCGAACATTAAGGAAATTCTGGAGGAGGGCCAGGAGCAGACCATGGCCGACCTCGCCCGGGCGGTCTCGGAGGAAGCGCCGCCGGCGGAGCGCTACGGGGAGGACAAGTAA
- a CDS encoding ABC transporter permease yields the protein MPLRRHGGISLAVKALAPTLIIAAMWELYARLSRVPDYILPAPSEVWLSFTQHYEALAAHALVTLQESLAGLLLGVMIGSVTATVLYSSRSLRTALMPLLIMFNSFPKIAIAPVLILWLGTGVSSKVVLSALLVFFPITVNVLAGLMRVDPELLELFRSWRATSWTIFRMIRIPTAFPHFVDGVKVAIPLAVIGALIGEFIGASKGLGYLLLLAGSSLDVSLQFAALITMGLISLIPFYLLRHVQSRIARRWSWGGAEG from the coding sequence ATGCCACTGCGGCGTCACGGCGGCATTTCACTGGCCGTCAAGGCCCTGGCTCCTACTCTGATCATCGCGGCGATGTGGGAACTGTATGCACGCCTGTCCCGGGTTCCCGATTACATCCTGCCGGCGCCGTCCGAGGTGTGGCTTAGCTTCACCCAGCACTACGAGGCGCTGGCGGCCCATGCCCTCGTGACCCTGCAGGAATCCCTGGCGGGACTTCTGCTCGGTGTAATGATCGGATCGGTGACCGCCACGGTGTTGTACAGTTCCCGTTCTTTGAGAACCGCTTTGATGCCTCTACTGATCATGTTCAACTCGTTTCCGAAGATTGCGATAGCTCCGGTCCTGATCCTGTGGCTGGGAACGGGAGTCTCGTCGAAGGTCGTCCTCAGTGCGTTGCTGGTGTTCTTTCCCATAACGGTGAATGTTCTTGCTGGCTTGATGCGGGTCGACCCTGAGCTCCTCGAGCTCTTTCGCTCCTGGAGGGCGACTTCCTGGACCATCTTCCGCATGATTCGAATCCCAACTGCTTTCCCTCATTTCGTCGATGGCGTCAAGGTGGCCATCCCTTTGGCCGTCATCGGAGCCCTAATCGGGGAGTTTATCGGTGCATCAAAGGGATTGGGGTACCTTCTGCTGCTGGCGGGTAGTAGCCTGGACGTCTCTCTGCAGTTCGCCGCTCTCATCACGATGGGGTTGATTTCATTGATCCCCTTTTATCTGCTCCGACATGTTCAGTCGAGAATTGCTCGTCGCTGGAGCTGGGGTGGTGCCGAGGGGTAG